tgtgtttgttcttgtttCTGATCATCTGTCACGGTTGTTTGCGATCTCGCAGCAATCGTTGGTTGATGAACAGTTTCCCTCGCAGggttaaaaaaaggtaaagatTCTTAAAGTGAAAGGAAGCCGCGTACCGTACCACAAGGACTGAGGATGGAACCGACAAGAGCGACATAGACGTATACGTACAGGcagacagacaaacagcacacagcacacggACAAATAAAGTCTTCTTTTTGAACAAACCTTTCGGCAGCAGAGAATTCAATTTCCTCGCGAAAGGTTGATAAGaactaacaaacaaaaggaaagaaaaacaaaaaccaccaaaaaaaatgtcCTCCAAAAACCAGAAGTGAGCACGTACggacacgcaaacacaccatAAGGAAGACATAATCGTTCGCTTTCGATTATGATATTGACGTGATTGTTTGTCCACAGCCTGGTTTGGAACGGATATTCCGTTTCGCTTGCATGTTCTGAAGCCCGGAAAAAGAGAGGGGCAAGGAAAAACCCATCCACTTGAATCCATGGTTGCGTGCTAACCGACAATTACCGACTTCCCGCGCTCTGTCGTCTCTCTTCGTGGCAGTCCCAACGGTTGGTAGAAATCGCGTTTGATTTGTGCGGTTTACCTGGTCAAACGAAACCACTGACGACGTGTTGGACAAATTGACGAACAAAATCCGGAACAGTAATCTACGTGGGGCTTAATTTCCCCATTTAATGGGTGATGATGGTCACCCGAGCACGGTTAGGACGCTTTCTGGCCCTGGCGAGTAAAAGttcaccatttttttgtgtgccttttttgtgtcCCAATGTGCGTCCCTATAATTATACCAAAACACCTGCTCTGTTTTCCACGCCTAACACGAATCGGATGGACATGATAAAAAAGTTCGCTTTGTAGTTGTGGACGACTCTCCAACGATTCAAGCTACTGGCGTTTCGTGTGATTTTCCACCAACCATATGGTGGATGGGAAAAAGCACTCGGTGTAATCGATCGTCTCATCGATATCTAGATACTTTTATTTGTGCCTCCTTTTTGTTGATGGGATAACACTTTCCGACAGATTGAATGGTTCTAATGGGATCGATTGAACAACCATCGCCCGTCCCGTGTTAAGtggatgcttcttttttgttgggggAAAGCGCGCGCCTCACGGTTATCTGGCCGGATCTCATGTTTCCATCATGCCCGCTGGTAATCTTTCCCGCAACACCAATAACGGAACGTTAGTGACGATTCGATCCTGTTcgaagacatttttttctctcctgctTTCGTTTTGCCATGACCGAGCGCCGTAACGGTCGTTATGTAACGATAGCACGTACACGCACGTGGCATCAACCGTCGGTTCGCGCGAGGGTGCGGCTTCATGGAAAATTCATGTCACGTGACTGCAAGGGCGAACAGGCGAAACAAAGCTCTGCAGCGCACATTCAGCTTCCATCCACCTACCCTCCCACCAACACCCACCCTCTTTATCCAGCTTCTTTGTTCCCTCGAGAAACGACGAACAAAGCGCACGGAAAACGCAGCATCCTCAACCTGCACACCAGCCAGCATGCAACCATCCGACACTCGGGAAAACCAAGAGCGGGAAAACAAGAGCAGCATGGCATGGGAATCggcaaaaaagagaacaaaacgCCCCACACGAATTGATTGTCGACGGGAGAGTATATAGTGAGCTTCGTGCTGCCCAACGCATTGCCCGCCCGGCAGCAGCCAACAGGTGGTTAGGACGTGTTATCCTTCGACATTATACTGTGCCGAACGGTGGATCAGCATCCAGAAAAcaactcgctctctctctctctctctctctcgctctctcactcacacaaacacacaagaaaacatACCCCAAACGCCCGTTACCATAGCAACTGCTGGGCGGTGAAAGCGTTACGGTTGCGTTACACGCGCGTCATCGGTGCGTtaggaggaaacaaaaaaaggcggaaaaacATTACATACCGCCACACCCAAACTTGGTCGATGGTTGATGGATGATGGCATTTGGCCCTTCCCCGCTTTTCCACCCCTAGTTTCATTGAGGTTCGTATTGGCGACGAATTTTCACTTTCCTCTTCCCTTACGTggtgggaaaaactttttcccagcGAGTTAGGAGGCTGAgttaggaaagaaaaaccggTCAGCCACATCAAAGAGaatgatacttttttttttccccctcttgGCTCATCATATATGGATGTGTGTtgggtgtgcttgtgtgtgagtTTATGATCTGATTCGAATTGGGATTAAATTATTACCATCGAGCCCGTTGAGTCGTACTGGGACGTTTGAGGTttctcgcgtgtgtgtgtgtgtgtctgattctttgtgtgtatgtgtgtgtatgttgaacATCAATACCAAACCACTCGATTGCTGTTACAGATCGATCGATGggtaaattatttgtttgcttcataTCTATTGCAGTAGGCAATCATCTACTGGGGAAAGTTtgattgcttttccttttccaatcttttcctttttttatcttttttttttttcattatataTGTATCAGTTTACCAAACTATTTACAATTAGTAACTCAAAATAGAAGTAAATCGATGAATTGATTTCAAAACTAGttctagaatttaaaaaaaaatcatggcaTTGACACAGCCTGAAAGACACGCCTTGACCCGCCATAACAAGCGGATCTAGTTCGACTACTCTGTCggtcttcgtcttcttcttcagtCTTCTACTTCTATTTCTACTGATGGCTCTAATTACTGTCTTGGATGACTTTGCATACCCGCGGCTAGATTGTTAATTCGAGCAAACGATCCTAACGAGAATTGATACAAGATCCTGCCTGTCATGATTGTTGCTACTATCGCCTCGGTCACCGAACTAGCTGGACGGAAAGACTTTCCCGCTGCGAGTAAAATTAAGTCAACAAAGCCTAATCAGACAGATTAAGGTCGCTTTCTGTTGTTTCAGTCAATATTTTCGCTATGTCAGTCTTCGGACTAAAGGACAAGACTACTTCGAGGTTTGTAAAACCAATGAAGCAGTATCAGAAGCTCAGAGTTTTTCGAATTAATTCAACTTATAAACCTTATCATTTCACTGCATAATTGAAATATGCTTCAAGCAATATAATGAAGTGTGCGTCTTTTACAAGTCCTAACGGCTTCATTTCACAACATGCTCCGGTAATTTCCGGCCTCACACCATCTGTGCTGTGCTGAATGACATTGTTTCGCCTTTCGCACAGCACTTGCCATGCAGCACAAATAACCATTTACCAGTAGCAAAACAAGCGTGTAGAGGTTCCACACCATATCGATGTTGTGCTCGGGGAACATGATAGTTCATtcgggcggtttttttttttgtagtgtgtgttgatttttggttCACTTATTTGCAACATGCGGGTAAATAGGTCGAAGTTGGTATCTTCCCCGTCGACATGTTACGGTTTTATTTCCGCGCATGAATACCTTTCCTCCATACGGCACTACCAAACGACAACTAAGTGGAAGTTTTTCGTATACACTCATCCCTGTGACCAGTGTTCCTGCCCCGAGCGAAGCGGACTGCAGTAAAGCTGACCATTTAATTAGATTTGCTCAGCTGTACTTGCACCAGGCaggttgttggttggtgcaCCCGGTCACCGAGGGCAAAATAGTGTAGAAGAAGGTAGAAATTGGTAATGAAATTTTACGACCAATCCACTAGCACTCGTTGTGTTGTTTCTGACGTAATTTGCTGCGAGGATACTGAGATTGTTGGGTGTTCATGAGCGGGCACTTAAAAGACGGACTGTTCTGTTGTTAAACGCCGCAAAGCTAAATGGGGTGTtttcaagtgtgtgtgtgtgtgtgcatggtgCGAGACATAAATTACGTTTTAAAATGGCCATTTAAGATTCATCTGTTTGATGCAACGAGATGGAAACTTTACTTGACTGTTGACTGACTCTTGACTCCTTTTTGATtgactttattttttattcttttgatAACACTTTCTCGAAACACGGTCAAATCCACCTCAAATCTTCCCTTAATTTTAATCACATATATTGCCTGTCGTACTTATCTTACTTTCTTGAACACTTTCTTGTGATCCGAAATATGGCATTGATTCCTGTACAATATTTTCCTAAAACTTTTCTCGCATTCAATCCTCAAGCTTCACATTACAAGCTGATCAAACTGTTAGCTTTTTTTCGAATAAAGTCTTcctgtttttccacaaaactttCCAAGTTTTCCTTCAGCAATTGCTTGCAATTTTTCACTCTAAACAAGACAAACTTTTCACATCATGCAAGAAACTTTTCCTCCAAGAAAATCGAAAGAGTTACATTTCCCACCACCGAGCACAATAATGGCGCTAGTGACTGAATTTCCCCTATTTTCCTGACGCTTTTCCTTATTTACAACGCCATCAACCAATGGGAAACGGTTGCCAGATTTAAACTCCTCAGCCAACGGTAGTTATGTCCACTGCGCCATCATGCCCAAGCACGCTAACCGTTGACAAACGAGTCCCGTGAGATGTTGCGGTCTAGTCTGGCACACGGCTGTGTGCTTGGTTCGTCGTTTGTAGCGGTGTCATTGTTTTTACGACGTGATGTGattgtttgattgaatttaaacgATACTGTTGTTTCgcactttgttttatttttcgctgctCGCTGCTTTTGTGAGGCGGCATTCACGGCAATGCACAGTGAGATAAATTGGAATTGGAAAACTAGTCGCGACCGGGGTGGAACAAGCAGTCTTTCCAAGTTAGTAAAAGTCAATTATTCCGCTTGAACAACTGCGCTTGTAACATGCAAAGAATGTTTAAGTAGCTAGAAGGTTAGtgagcattttctttttgtataatttttatattttactagTGTTTCTTTCAACACATGCGGCGTTGACCATCGgcgttgaaaataaataaaacataaataaaataaatagtattTCTTCATTTCAGTATTTgattgttaaatttattttctttcataGGATAAGTTcaccttttcattgccgtTTATCGATTTTCTGGAACCACTCGATAATGGAAACTCTTTCTCCAGTTTCAATGACACACCTCTAGCAATACAATCGCTTatcattattttccaatcgatcagttttgttgtttatttcgaCTGTTTACTTACCGGAAACAAACGCttgattgttttgtatgtTGCGTAGTTTTGTTACaactgtgttttgtttctttgggtGTTAAATAACGATATTTCTACATtgtattttagtttttggCTGTAATAGGCTGTTAAATACTACTTAAAAACAGTATTTTATAACAAAACCATTCTTCAGCTTCATTTGTCTTATATACAtaacatttttatcattttgtaaaaaaaaatcagagtttacagttattgcatttttatccGGATTTTCCTTCATTTGAAGTTCCCGTCGCCGACTATAATCCGATTGCTTCGCAATTAACCGTTGATGTGACatttgcttcccttttcccTATTTGCGACAATGTaaatgccatcatcatcaaccaatCGCTTGTCGCATCATTTTCATAACCATAATTCATAAGTAAATATCACACCCACTTCCCACCGGTGCCCTTTACAGCTTGCCGTCTGTTGATTTTGCACCAGGAAAATGCTATCAAAGGTATCCAAGCAGGAGGTGTAATACCGTACCGTAGCCACGCTACGGTTCCGTTCCTATTTAAAGGCCAAACGCCGACCCGAACACACGTGTCACCGTGTCCATTTTCACCCTCGAGTGTTTTCACTCGCCTATCAACGAGGTTGTTTTTCGTGGCCCAAAGCGGAAGATTGATCAGCTTTATGAAATTGATATGCCGGAGCTGGCCAATTGCAGTTATTAAAATGGGAGATTTAATTCACTCCGCATTCCCATCTTCTGTCACTCTGTTTGCCTTTTCCCGGAACTCATTCAAACGCGTCAATTAtggtaattgaaatttatttaaaccaACCACACACGCATCAGTATCGTTTCATTACGATTTGCTTTGGTTTATCGCTCTACTCTTTCGTCCTAGGtgcttgcgtttttttttataatgtgtTCATTATGAAGCTGGTTGAGTGTAAAAATGTCCTCCATTGACCATTGATCCCTCCGAAGCTTGGTCTTTCTGGTAATCGTAAAATCTCACCCATCCGTACACAGGACAGCTGTGAACAggcgaaaacagaaaaaaaaaccggtaacATCGGTAACAATCAAACTGCACCCAAGGGAACTCATTTTCGGGCGATTGCTTGGCAAACtacaaacaagaaacacgTGTTTGgatactttattttttgttttgcaggtCTTCCTGCAGGGATCGTGTCCGCTCCGGAACAGATTGTCCACTTAACTGGTTACAACAGCTCGTTTTAATCAGCCGTGACGTGAATGTGAGATTCTTGTGTCGGATATTTCTAGAGATTTGAGGAAGgtttttgtacatttcttGGTACTATTTGATGGTTATTAGTTTTTTATGTCGCTTATGTGCTtttattattgtaaaaaatcaTGCTTATATGCAATCGTTTGATAACTTAATTGATAGATTTATTTCTTGctcgacaatacggcgtagagccgtcatacaaacaaataaataaaaaaaaatcttacttCATGGTGCCCGGTGGTTAGGCGAAAACAACATCAGTTTTCATTCGGTAggacaggggttcaaatcccatccgggcatGCCCTCCGTATTGATtgctgactacccaactacgagGTCTCAGCAAGTTTAgaaagccattagatggccagcgtgacctgaAAGTacgttaagcctagaagaagaatatttcttGATTCAAATGACTTATCATTTTATCGAATAACTAAAcaggttttgtatttttcaatttgttgcttCATAATTGGtcatttgctttatttcattGGTCTTTCGCATTATCAATCATTCACataaaaaattgtgatttaaaatgtatttatctttttctttcaatatgttcatatgtttgtttattgatttaatttgcaCATTGATATGCACCTtaatttttacatattttgtcTTTTATTCACAATATTGACGGTTATACAACCGATCgggaaaacaaacttttctttcttttaaaaattccttaAATGTAGTAAAATTGTACAACAACATATTACACGTTAAACCAAACTGTTATCGTTGAATTACTTTTAGAtactaattttatttactataCTTTTACTACTTTACTCACTTACTTTTAAATACGTTTAAAGACACTTTTTACTTACTGGTAACAAAGAAATACAAGCATCCCATCCTGTCTACCATAAAGAATCTTCAAATCATCAATTGCTAAACAAACACCGCTTAACTTTCTTTCACTCCCTTGCCGAGCTCTGGCCGACGCCGTTCCCATGGGAATTATCGGGACCAAAGGGAACAACAGATTTCCCACCACGTAGCAACAATCCACCCGCTCGTTACTGTCTAATACCATTGTGTTCTGATTTAGTTTAGTtcaattatgattatttttccggtgttctgtttggtgttgggttttttttcctcctctctTCCATCAATACAAGTGTTTGTCTAGGGAGGGTTTGTAGGAAAACGATTATGTTCGAATTATGCAAATGTCGGATGGTAGTAAGGTACTTGTTTCCTAATTATTTCTCGTTTTCACTGTGCGCACTGAAACGAGTATGGCCTTCCACGGTCACGGTGGCTGATCTtggtaaatgatttttttttttgttacctcTGCTGCTATTCCTACTGtagattgtttttttgccAAGAAGTTAAAAtacattgcaaaaaaaaagagctttgTTCGTGTTTTTGGATCATAAACCCGTTCTAGCTTGCATCTTTATTtttaaggcaaacaaaaaacctcctTCGAATTTTCCTCACAATACTGCTAAGACGCAACAAATGACCAATAAGCTGATAACAATAACGAGATAACATCTGCACTAATTCAATTTCCTGAATTGACCACAAATATCGGCCAGCTTCGTTCCGATACAGGCAGGGTGAGGACATTAttcgacaaaataaatcacctTCATCACCTGAACGTATGGGAGCATCAAGGCAACGGTTCGTCACTGGCCCGGTTTGCTGGTTTCCATCGCCTGCCAGCCAAACGATCGGGCCCGAAGTAATCCTCCACAAAATATGTTGCTGCACAACAACCAGCGCTAGGGTGAATCTGTTACTCCCTTTTCTTGAGGGTCTCGGTATGTAGTCAAGTGAAACTTGGAAAGCGGATTACATCTAGACTTACTGCCAGCAAGCATCTGATAGCAATCGAAACAAACTCCTAGCTAATGGTCTGCAAACGTCGGTTGGGTTTCCTACGCGTTATGCTGTTATTTAGAGCAATTATTACTTAGAGCTGCAATTAGAGGAATTCTCAAtctttaaactaaaaaaaagttatatttcagtaaattaaattgtttttcaaatttaaaaattataattaaacattttttgtgtAATATTCGTTACTTTATTGTGGACCTCAACTTATTCAATgttggttttaaattttgcataacaagtgttgtatttttgctttattttagaTCAGTTTTTGCTGACCTTGTTCATATATTCCTTGTTCTACTGCAACAACAGGATttccaggtttttttttctgtgactTGTTGTCTTTCATATAGTTCGTACTACTTGACATATTACGATGAATTTACTAACATTCTCAagttttttgcttattttaacCTTCCAAACCATTgccatttttatatttttcatcgaCACCGAAACTAATGGACTAAACACAAGCCAGGGTTAATTTTAACCACCGATTTGAAGCACCATTGAAAGACTTTCTCTCTAACACAACACTATTCTTTTTGTCTGTAATTGAACGCACTTTTACTGAAACAAAGTATTTGAAGTtagtcctttttttcttcaaaactttGAACCAACCAAACCGTCCTCAGAGAAAGATCATCCTTAATCGGATTCCCGGCTTGTTCGCACATGGTCACGTTTGTGGGGAAAACAAGTTGACTTTGTGAAATTGCAAAAACCGCCCGCCCCCAAAAACCCTCCTTTATTCGAGTGAGATCAAAATCTCGAGCGTGAAATTGCGAAATGCATACAAGCGGACGAGGTTTCTTCCCACTCTCAGGATGAATAGTGCAGCAGCGAAACCCCAATGCTGGTCGGAGCACTACTAATCGCCGATTAATTTTACCAACTCGTTCGCTTTTGGGCGAACTGCAACAGAAGAGCAGTtggtgtaaagaaaaaaatcaatttagcAAATCGGATAAGCGCAGCGATTGAAATCCGGACAGAGAACCAACGCTATTTTcgaggactttttttttgcatatcgTTAGCTTGGCTGCGGCCGTAAGCTGTATAGAGGCTAGATTacaaaacatataaaacaaagtgctggtgcattttttgttcacaCTCCTAAGCCCCTGTAGACCCCGTGACAATCCCTTCGCTTGAAAACGAGCTTCATTTCGAAGTAATGaattgataaattatttaaaccatGAACGTACATTGGTTTTCATTGAAACGCTATCGGTTCGATCCCTGGGGCTCGTGTACAGCAGATTAGAGATGCGTCAGGGAACCGTCGCTCGATTTCgatccacacaaacacgcgttttctttttgttcaatGAGCGGTTAttcaagaatttttgcttgtcaCCTGAATAGGTACGGTCTGGCATCGGGAACAATCGACCCGTTTCATAGAGACACAGCACCCGAGACAGAGCTTGTCTAACAGTCTACCAACACTGGCGGGTATCATCTGTACGCCGCTGTACGATTCAGTTCCAGCACACAACGCACTGACGCTACACGCACGATCGTAGGAGACATGACTCAGGAGCAGTCCACCGTACCGGACCTGAACTCGCCACCCTTCTCGCGGCTGTTCGTTCTCTGTGGTAAGCAGGTGACTGCTGGTGCTCTCGAAGAATTCTTCGCCCCGTACGGCACGGTTGAACAATGTCACATCGTGCAGGACCAATCTACCGGCCAGTCGAAGGGTATTGGGTTTGTGAAGTTTCAGAAAACATCTCAAGCCGCCCGTGCCCTCAAAGAAGCGGACGGTAAGCATATCGAACCGGAACCGAAAGCGATCAAAGTGGAGATCGCTTCCAGGTAAGTGCTGAGTCtctggttttctttttaaatacaaattaaaGTCGAGTACTTTTACACTACTCTACTTCGAATACAAGCACGGTAGAATCAAAGCCCTTGGACTGTCTTCGTCTGAAGGTGAAGTGTCCGGCAGATCTGGACAGCGAAGCCGTAAAGGCAGAGTTTAGCAAGATCTCGGCCGTCAACAGTGTTCAGCTCGTACCGGATAAGAAATCGCCCGGCAATAATGTGGCCTACCTAACATTCGAGTCGTTCCTCGATGCGGCACTAGCGTTCGAAACGGCTAAACCCGAACACAAGGCAAAATTTGCTAAAATTAAGCCTCGCAAGGTTAGCCTGGAGTCACAGCCGCAGGAAACGAGAGGTTTCTTCAGACCAGTCACACGGCGTCGTTCTTCGGCACTGTTGCCACCCACCAAGCTAACCGTGCTCTGCAGCTCAACCTTAACTCAGAACCAAATCTGGCGCCTGTTTGACATCATACCGGGACTGATGAATTGTTCCATTTCGCACGACGGTGGATCGATCTCGTCCGCAACCGTTACCTACAACAACACGCAGTCTGCCAAGTATGCCCGGGAGAAGCTGCACAAGTTTGAATACCCGATCGGGGAGAGAATTGTAGTTCGTGATGCAAGTGAATAATAAAGTGGTCTCATGAAGTATTTCTTGAAGTAAAGCGAACTGGTGTAATGTACAAAAGTTTATATTTCagtcaaaatttttttttattctaatatTCTCGTAGAATCGGGTATTGAATGGTGCTGCGGGTAAAATAATTCAAGGATAGCAGTGATGGCAGGCAAGACGATCTAAAACCAACAAAGAAGATGATTAGTTCTTCATTCTATTTTAAATTCTCGAAGCATTTTTAGATTCCACTTCGGCCTTGGTTCTTTTTCCTAAAAAACGACCTTTCTAGGTCACGTCACTCATTCAATaccttactaaacttgctgcTACCACGTAGTTTAACAGCCAGtactcactacgagggaatggtccggatggttTTTGAACACCGGTTCTGACGTGTGGAGACCGGCGACGCAGTCACCCTACCATCGGCTATCCGGTCACACTTGGTTATCCGGCATGATTCAGACGAACATCATATCACATATTCTTATCATATATTCGTCAttggaaatttaaacaaagtcttcatgaacaatttaatttataaacaaaTGCACAAATAATTCACACGattttttggaatttattAACTTTCTACGCATTCTTTATATGTCCACGTGCCGTAGCTTTTTTGTTCTAGTGTGCGCATGGATAAAATCGTCCAAAACAGCTGATAGTTTGACGTCTGTCAtctcctgtttgttttgttgttggcgGCAGTTTCAAGTGCAGAAAAGTTCGGAGTTTTGCAACATTAACTCTGTTTTATTAGTGTGGATATTCGTTTAGATCTATATAACCAATCATATAATAACAGTTCTCTCCACAGTGATTGAAAAACGTCCTCAGAAAATACTGATTGCAGAGCATTTCTTGTTATCCTGTCAGCAAGGATCCTTTCTGTATCCTTCCAGTGCCCTGTAGCTGCCGGCACGAGGAAAAGCAATCATGTCGGATCCGAACCGGTCGAAGGAAATCTCCGAAGAGCCTCCAATGTCGAGGCTTTTCATTATTTGCGGTAAACAGATAACGAAGGAACAGCTGATGAACCATTTCGAGCCGGACGGAACGATTGAGGAGTGTGTTGTGATAACGGACCGCAAAACGGGCCAAGGAAAGGGAGTTGCTTACGTAAAGTTCTCGAAAACGTCCTCGGCTGCTCGAGGTCTAAGGAAAAACGGTACCATCGTGGAAGGTGATACACGGCCCATAAAAGTGATGATTTCTGCAAGGTATGGGCATGGCATATTGGAATTTTTTGAATACTATAgtaattattatcattatctaTTGCAGCTACAATCGTGATAAGCATAATGACACATCAGCGGATGTCAACGAAAACCATTTCCTGCGCTTATTTGCAATCGTACCAAGCAACCGTACGGAGGAACAGCTGAAGGAAGAGTTCGGTTGTCACGGGACGGTAACACAGGTTCGCCTAGTGCCGGATAAAAAGAACGACAAACAGTGTGCAGCGTATATTAAGTTCACCTCCTTCCTCGAAACGGCACTGGCTATCGAAAACTGTAATCCTCAGTACAAAGCAAAATTTTGTGTCCCGCGCAGTAAGCTTCAGCAGGAGCGAGAACAAAAAGGACAAGCGCCGGTAGATTCGGTCAGTAGGAAGCGTACACATTCACCTGATCGATTATCGACCGTTCGGGGCGACACGAAACTGGTTGTAATCTGCAGTACTCAGCTTAATCAGGACAGACTGTGGCGTTTGTTTGATATCTGTCCCGGGATGAAGTACTGCACCATTATCACGGCAAGTAAGTGCATCTTTAACGGATTAGACCGTGAATATCCTACAAcagtaattgaaaaatattttcagatgaaataaacataacagcagcagcagtctaCTCTAGTCGCGAAGAAGCACAACGGGCGGTTGATAAAATACACGGCCTAGAGTATCCGATCGGAGAACGGATAATCGTACGATTTGAGGAAGAATTCAAAGAGGAAATCATTACGAAGGATGCCTTATCGCAGTTCGGTCCACCGAAACCACTCGTGTCCGAGCTAGTGCAATGCGTCAAGAAAGCATTCTTCATCTGTATGCCCGAGGCGGTCTCGGTTAAACTCCTCACCGATGCATTTTGTCGCTTCGGTGATCTTATCAAAGTGTACCTCGTACCGGGCAAAAGGCATGGGTACGCCGAGTTTGCAAGCGATATAGCGGCGAATCGTGCCATTCAACAGCTGCACGGCATGCAGCTGGGCGACTGTCGGCTAAAGGTGCTGGAATGTGCCGAATACACGGGAGAAAACAAGCGGAACAGGATGGAACATTAGCCAAGAGGAAAAATCGTTTCCCATGGGTGAGCGATCGCAGTACTTACGTTTGTCAGAatgctttttcgtttcgtttgttttccgttCATTTCAGATGTGTTGTTCGTTCTGTGAAATAGCTCCCGAGTGGATCGTAGACAgctggctgctgctggtttaCTGGTAGAACACACCCATAATTAATCGTTACTATCTTTTGCAGGTATGTAATCATGAGGTTTTAAACCAGAATTGCAAGACAAATTGTTGGAGAATACACAACAACGAACTAACGAACAACTTAGAAATACTTTCTGGATGGAAACACAATTACCCAAACTAGacgatttgaatttgaaattttgaatttctataTTAATTTTACCTTAGAAATACCAATTCAATTGGTCGCTATCTAAAAATCGCCTAAGCTTGAAATATAATTTATCAAAAGAAGTCACCCACTACCACATCCGTACAAATACTTGACTGTACTTCTGCTGGTACAGCAGAAATtgtagaaatttgaaaaaaagctcTCGTGTACaaatgaatggaaaagaatTTGAATTAACTGAATACTCCACTTACTagtattgataaaaaaaatatattcgtTTGGTATAATCGAATAGAACACCAACCTATGCAACATTCATCATtacaatgaaatatttattgaacTCAGT
This genomic window from Anopheles maculipalpis chromosome 2RL, idAnoMacuDA_375_x, whole genome shotgun sequence contains:
- the LOC126568408 gene encoding RNA-binding protein 45-like — encoded protein: MTQEQSTVPDLNSPPFSRLFVLCGKQVTAGALEEFFAPYGTVEQCHIVQDQSTGQSKGIGFVKFQKTSQAARALKEADGKHIEPEPKAIKVEIASSTVESKPLDCLRLKVKCPADLDSEAVKAEFSKISAVNSVQLVPDKKSPGNNVAYLTFESFLDAALAFETAKPEHKAKFAKIKPRKVSLESQPQETRGFFRPVTRRRSSALLPPTKLTVLCSSTLTQNQIWRLFDIIPGLMNCSISHDGGSISSATVTYNNTQSAKYAREKLHKFEYPIGERIVVRDASE
- the LOC126568246 gene encoding RNA-binding protein 45-like, translated to MSDPNRSKEISEEPPMSRLFIICGKQITKEQLMNHFEPDGTIEECVVITDRKTGQGKGVAYVKFSKTSSAARGLRKNGTIVEGDTRPIKVMISASYNRDKHNDTSADVNENHFLRLFAIVPSNRTEEQLKEEFGCHGTVTQVRLVPDKKNDKQCAAYIKFTSFLETALAIENCNPQYKAKFCVPRSKLQQEREQKGQAPVDSVSRKRTHSPDRLSTVRGDTKLVVICSTQLNQDRLWRLFDICPGMKYCTIITANEINITAAAVYSSREEAQRAVDKIHGLEYPIGERIIVRFEEEFKEEIITKDALSQFGPPKPLVSELVQCVKKAFFICMPEAVSVKLLTDAFCRFGDLIKVYLVPGKRHGYAEFASDIAANRAIQQLHGMQLGDCRLKVLECAEYTGENKRNRMEH